The DNA region GCTCCCCAGAGGTAGGGCCAGGGGTGGGGCTGGCTGGCTCCCCAGAGGTCGGGCCAGGGGTGGGGCTGGCTGGCTCCCCAGAGGTAGGCCCAGGGGTGGGGCTGGCTGGCTCCCAGAGGTAGGcccaggggtgggggtggggggtgggagtAGAGGTGGATGTTAGCAGGGCTGGGCCTGGAACTGTGGAAGGGCTCAGAGGAGTTTTGGAAGATTCCAGAGGTTTCTTTAGTTTTTTCTTCGGGGAGAAGAATTGTTCCTCCTCTGTGGATTCCAGCAGTCTTTTGCTGGGTTTCCTCAGCCGTTTGTTTTCAGAATGTGCTGTGGGAACAAATAATCAATCAACCAAATCAATCTCTAAAAATAAAAAGCTAACTGTTGACATAAAACACTGCTGGTACTGAAAGCCATGGCTTACCTGATGTGTCATCTTGCTTCTCCATCCCCAGGTTCAGATCATGGGACCTGATGCGGTCTGGTGTCCCTCCCTGGCCATCTCTGTAGATCCCATTCACCTCCACAGGCCCCTGCGGTGAGGCCACCCCACCCAGGTCCCCTGGATCCTTCCCTGGCTTCACCGGCCCCTGCTGAGCAAAGGTCTGCCAGCGCTTCTTAGGGGCCACTTTGGTACCCGGGCTCTTGTCGAGGTAGGATGAGGAGTCAACAGCGGAggggacaggaggaagaggagggccgAGGCCAGGCTCAGCCAGGTCAGCGTGCCCAGAGACAAACTCCCTCCCCCAGGCTAGGTCGGCCATCTCGGGAGAGAGACCAGCGATGGTGGCCCGGAGTTTGGCTGGAGGCCTCGGCTTCCTCCGCTGCTGCTTTTCTACTGCGTTCGCCACCATCTGAGCCAGCACCGTTTTCCCTTCAAGTTTGTACGTTTCGTTTTTTATGATGGGTTTATTTTTAGACTTGGGTTTGGCCGGTGTTCTCTTGGTTGTTGGCGAGAGTTCGCATGCTGGCCGTTTTGGATTTTGGTCCCCGTTGGTGTCCAGTCCCCGCCAGCAGCAGCTTTAAGGGGTTGTCTGGTGGTTGGGCGGTGGGTATTACCATGGGTTCTTCCTTGATGAGGTCTGGCAAGGGAGGCATGGTTAGGGGCTTGCCCTCTTTCTCCCTGGTATCATGCATGTCCTTCAGGAGCATCAGGAAAGTACTGAACTTGTAATTAGGCTCAGGTTTAAAGTTAGTGTTAGAGTCCccagagtctctctcctccttcactaaGGATTTGAATGACAGCTCCTTGATATCTTGGAAAGTGtccatgggagagagagaggaggtggaggaagaacaGGAGGATATGTCAGAGACAATGTTCTCTTCCTTGACATTAATAGAGGGTATGACAGGCTTACTGGACCCTGGAGTCACATCTTCAGAGTTTTTCCATGATCCGTTGTGGAGGTGCTTCCAATCAGACTCGGGCTGTTTTTTAGGAGAGCTGTGACTAGCAGAGGATCTGGATTTGTCTGGTGAAGAATCCCTGCTAGTAGACGATTCTGTTCTGATCTGAACGTTATCgctcacatcatcatcatcatcatcagaagaACGCACATTAAGCCTATCGTCTCTCAAGTTTTGGCTTGAGGCCAGCAGAGCCTCTTTGAGTTCCGTCTCCTTCTCTGCTTTCAGGGCCCTGGTCATCAGACGTCTGCTGGCAGGGAGATGCAGAGACTGCTTATCATGATCATTTTTATTTGTCAGTTCAGAAGAGCTGCCCAACTTCTGTTTTGACTGTAAAACATTTGTGTTTTTGTAGTTCTGTAATTTAAAAGAGATTTGTTTGCTAAAATGCTTGGAGATGAGGATATACATCCTCCCATAGGAACTACATGCCTAGGAACCACCATGACCACATGCCTGTCTTTGGTCTTTTCAGGAGGAGTAGCCCGCTCCTTCTTGCCCCCTTTCTCTACCTCTTGTGAGGGTTCAGACGGTTTCTCTGTGTCTTCTTTAGCAGGTTTCTCAGACCGTTTGGGACGCACAATGGTTGGTACAGAATCCAGGTCTGCGTATGGAGAGTCCTTGGGATCTTCTTCTTTCAGTGGATCCGCTGCAGCAGCAGGCATTTGGTTGGCCAAGTCTAGGATGCTTATTGACTCTGTGGGACTTGCAGCTATATGACCAAAGATCTCCGCCAAacccttcctcttcttcttcttcttctggcaGGGTTTCTTTTGCTGCTACTGTCGTTCGCTACGGCCAGGTCGGCAGCAGGgggatgtttgtttctgttgggggagggctgagggaggggGTGCAGTGAGGTTAAAGGAGGAACAAGAGGGGGCCTCGGATGTTTTTTCATCAGGCAGTGGGGAGGACACCCGCTCTTCACCGTTAAAGgccatggaagaagagacagCAGTATTCTTCAGAAGGTCAGGTAGGAGAAACTCAGCTTCCAGCACACTGACTTTCCACGACTCCAACAGACGCTTGGGTATCTACAGGGAGAGATGACAAACATCTGGACAAAAGTGGTCAACTGTCAAAGATGTCCTTATTTCTAAACTATATAGAGTTGTTGTCTTTGTGGAATAGATAGTATGAGTTTAATCTTTAATGTTTTGTGAGACACGCAATGAAACTATTCTGCACCTTTACAACGACAAAAGCGATTTGTGACTTTAAACATATCTCTACTAACAGCAACACACAATGTGAGCTAAATTAAAACCAACAGAAGTTGACAGTTGTCTGTAGTTAGTTACTGTGTATTTGTAGTCCttttccctctgtttccctctccgtCTCAGCACAGGCAGATCTGAGAACTGCTCTCCTCCTGTGAAGGGGTAGGTAACTTTCCCAGGTACCCAGGCATGGTCTGCCATCTCTGCCACAGTCTCCACGTAATACATACGACAAGGGCGACGACTGGGGACTGGAACAAcagaaaacacaaacacaacttGTTTTAACATTGATACAAAATGTTATAGGAGAAACTCAAAAGTGTTTAAATGCTTGTCATTACACAAAGACACACTGAGCTGGTACATTGAGTTGAAGTAGTTTATAGTTAACTGTCAGAGGATGCCCCCATACTATTTGCCATTATATACCACAAACGATGTCAACTTTGGAGTGATTGTGGATAACACATTTTAGATCCAGGTGGTTATTTCTTCTCTCTCGCTGTTATATCCCCCACAGAACCCAGAGGAGAGCTTCACTTCCTTCCCCCACAGAACCCAGAGGAGAGCTTCACTTCCTTCCCCCACAGAACCCAGAAGAGAGCTTCACTTCCTTCCCCCACAGAACCCAGAGGAGAGCTTCACTTCCTTCCCCCACAGAACCCAGAGGAGAGCTTCACTTCCTTCCCCACAGAACCCAGAGGAGAGCTTCACTTCCTTCCCCACAGAACCCAGAGGAGAGCTTCACTTCCTTCCCCACAGAACCCAGAGGAGAGCTTCACTTCCTTCCCCCACAGAACCCAGAGGAGAGCTTCACTTCCTTCCCCCACAGAACCAAGAAGAGAGCTTCACTTCCTTCCCCTACAGAACCAAGAGAGCTTCACTTCCTTCCCCCACAGAACCAAGAGAGCTTCACTTCCTTCCCCCACAGAACCAAGAAGAGAGCTTCACTTCCTTCCCCCACAGAACCCAGAGGAGAGCTTCCCTTCCTTCCCCCAAGGAACCCAGAGGACAGCTTCCCTTCCTTCCCCCATAGAACCCAGAGGACAGCTTCCCTTCCTTCCCCCATAGAACCCAGAGGACAGCTTCCCTTCCTTCCCCTATAGAACCCAGAGGACAGCTTCTCTTCCTTCCCCCACGGAACCCAGAGGAGAGCTTCCCTTCCTTCCCCCAAGGAACCCAGAGGAGAGCTTCCCTTTCTTCTCCCAAGGAACCCAGAGGAGAGCTTCCCTTCCTTCTCCCAAGGAACCCAGAGGAGAGCTTCCCTTTCTTCCCCAAAGGAACCCAGAGGAGAGCTTCTCTTTCTTCCCCAAAGGAACCCAGAGGAGAGCTTCCCTTCCTTCTCCCAAGGAACCCAGAGGAGAGCTTCCCTTTCTTCCCCAAAGGAACCCAGAGGAGAGCTTCCCTTTCATCCCCAAAGGAACCCAGAGGAGAGCTTCCCTTCCTTCCCACTTATAATCAATGCTTCATGCCCTGACATAAGAATACACCCATCCTGCGATAGGTTTAGATCCAAAACCAATAATACAACTTCCCACCTTTCATGCGTGTGTGTATCCCCTCCAGAGGATCTATGGTAACTCTACAGGGCCACCAGGGGCGGCGGTTGAACTTGGCCCAGACCAGATCTCCCTCCAAGTACTGTACTGCTGGGAGGGGCTTCTTCTTTGGGCTGTTGGACtgaacaaaaaaaataaacaaaggaCTTATCACACATATAGGATCATCCCTTTGACAGTTCAAAACTCTAATGGTAAAAGGGATTTCTTGTATCTTACTATATGTTATTCAAAAATAATTATTTGTATCTCAAATTCAAATGTGAAAGAAATACTGTTATCAAATCAACATTATTTTGATTAATATAAAACTAGCCTATATGTTTGATCAGCATATAGTGTAcgcaaaatttaaaaaaaatctaaatatcttCTTGACAAATACTGTTCCAGGAGATTACACAGTATTTACAGAACTGGAGATAATGTCAGATAAGATCAGATAACTTTTAGAGCTACCCAGGATGCATCTGCCCCaagggttattattattattattgttattattattatgattatcagTAAGAGAGGAAACTCACATTAGAATTGGTTCCAACAGGTGAGATGAGACCATTGTCATGTGTGTCTCCTGTCATcgcactgtcactgtcactgtccgAGTCCTGGTCCATACTCCAGCCATCCCCCATGGACATGTCAGGCAGGGCACTGGGGCTCAGAGTAGGGTCCAGTTCAGACAGACTCTTAGACATCAGGTTGAGAACAGAGGGTTTGTATGTGCTGGTATGGCCTAACCCTGAACCAGAGGTGGTGTTAGAGTCTGTGACCGTTCTGTCTCTGGGGGACTTAGAAGAGTGTTGTTGAAAAGGTACcaactcttcctcctcatcctcctcatcctccctgtccccactgtcAAACAAGGTGGACTCAAAATGCAGGTATCCATTGGGGATGGGGGAGCAGCGCTCCAAACTATCAGAACTAACAGGAGAGAAACCGTTCTGATCCCGCATGGAAACCTCGCAGGGTTCTGTCTCCTCGTTACCAGTAGAGGGGGGCAGTCGGACCAGAGGAGCCCCAAAACTAGAGCCTCCCACTGGGCTGTGAGAGTGCAAATGGTTCCTGGCATGGAGGTCCTTGGGTTGGGTCCCGGGTCCCAGATCAGACCCAGGTCTGTGTACCATAGTGGAGAGGTCCTGGAGCCTCAGCAGAGGACTGTAGCAGTGgggcctctccctctctgcttggTTATACCCGTAGCTAGGTGCCTGTTTGAGGGAGGAGGTTGACAGTTGCATGGTCGTCGAAGGTTGGTCTGTTGAGCCACGCTTGGCGCTGCTGTTGCACTGGTTTCTATACGAAGTGGTGGAAACTGAAAGGCGATTGGGGGGCCTCAGCTCTGGCTGGCCTGAGCTATAAGATGTGGCTGAAGCTGAGCCGCCCCGAAGAGCCCGTCTGTATGAAGAattcatgttgtcatggctccTTCCTGTCATTGTAAAAGAAAATGCAGGTTAGGGTGGTTGAGGTAAACCTTCTAGCAAACAACCACGTTTTTTTCCTATCCAGCTTACAGTGTGGTCAATTCATATGGTTCAGACTCATGCACTGTTTGAAATAGCTACAATGTTACAAAACAGTTGTTAAAAAACACAAGAATGTATATAAACCATACTGTCTGTGTGTAAATAACAACTCACATTCCACGCGACAATAACATAAAGAAAGACTACCGCATAGCCTACACGTAATAATACGACATTTGCATGGCTTCCCCTCTGAAGGCCGTCCGTAGTGGCAGCAGAGAAGACAAAAGATCAGGAAAACCCAGCGAGCGACCGGTGTGCTCTGCCCCGTTCACAATAAAATCATATCTACTCGTTCTGGGTTTTTTTATATCAAAATAGAACGATCGCAAATACTGAAACGATAGATCTGTGCAACATTGATCGCGCTGCCAACCTGACTGTCTGTAGGGGAGTCAAATACAGTCAAAAGCCATCATACAGAATGGCTCACACAAGTAGCCTACACAGAGCCTATAAACCGACATAGGAAGCATCCATTCTAACTCACAAAAGGACGGTTCAAAACGTGTAAAAACATCGTCTGTTTTAAAAAACGCAATAATCTTACCATTTGGAGGTCGGTCACAATAACACCAACTGCGGGTCTTTCAGATTGGGGCATGAAGCGTGTGTTTTTTTCGATTTGTGAAAGCGGATCTGCACAAtcccagcagtagcagcagcactaGGCCAAGAAAGACcaacagctctcattctctccccttcacctcctgTCCTATCTCACCAGCGGCGGCCTTTCCAAAACAGTCACCAATAGACCAAAGAAAAATGTAACCTTCCATTTTAGTGCATAAAAAGTCAGTGTAGCGTACACCACCTCAGTCCCTAGCAATTACAATATCATTTTTACTACATGGTTGTTTTGCGGGCTGTCGAAATGCCCCTCCAGTTATGTTAAAACAAACCGTGCTAGACGGACTGGCTGTGTTGGCGAGCAGAGCTGAGCAACCAATCCGCACAGCCACCCAACCCCCTGTCTGCGAAGCCGCGGATCACAGCACATCGGGCCCGGGCACTCTCTCAACCTATCAGTCCTCAGTCACTAGAGAACACTGGTCTACAGTCACACTGACGAATCCAGATGTAGGCTACTATATCCCCTCGTGTGTTTTAGTCAACATACACGAAACCCTTGGCTAGATAAAGACTATTTAATATGGGGTTATGTGAGTGGAAGGTATGTCACATTGATAAACCATTGCGCCATTGGTTTCCTTATCCCAACAAAGGCGTAACTTGCTTCCTCCATTTTGGATagcagagaggttggagagagtgaTGATTCTGTGACCACAACGAACACGGATCAATAGTTCGAATGTGGTCGACTGGAAAACAGCGCAAGCGGATGCGGCCTAGTCAAAGTTTTAAAATAGACTATGCGCCATATTGCCTGACAGCAGAGAAAATAGGCCATGTCCGCAGCAATACACATGTCAATGTGGGGGGGGGCAAATCGCTAACTGAAGTCGGACCCCTGGACACCATGTCAATGGGGTGCAATATAATATTATTAATTCGGCTAAATGCTTATCCGTTTTTTTTCCGCGTTTCCGCGTATCCTTCAATAAGTTCGCATTAAAAAAATAACAGTGACAGCAGCCTTTAATGCAGAGAAGAATACGCCTTGCATAGTGGCCACACAAAAGGCTCGCCATACTTCGTGCCCTACTGCCACTGTAATAAACTCGCTTCGCACAATACCCATCACTGGTACATCGAAATGACAGTTGTCAAATAGGCTACAGACATGATTTTATAGCCAATTCTAATGAATCATATTACCTGATAGGATATTTGCCTCGGCTGCTCTTCATTGATAACCAATCTGTAGATTTGTAGCCTTATGAGGCCGTCACTCAGAACGTAGGGCGAAGAGAATGAACATTCAATGTCACAGGACAAAAATAAGAAAAttagtttag from Oncorhynchus keta strain PuntledgeMale-10-30-2019 unplaced genomic scaffold, Oket_V2 Un_contig_28182_pilon_pilon, whole genome shotgun sequence includes:
- the LOC127923073 gene encoding histone-lysine N-methyltransferase, H3 lysine-36 specific-like, coding for MNSSYRRALRGGSASATSYSSGQPELRPPNRLSVSTTSYRNQCNSSAKRGSTDQPSTTMQLSTSSLKQAPSYGYNQAERERPHCYSPLLRLQDLSTMVHRPGSDLGPGTQPKDLHARNHLHSHSPVGGSSFGAPLVRLPPSTGNEETEPCEVSMRDQNGFSPVSSDSLERCSPIPNGYLHFESTLFDSGDREDEEDEEEELVPFQQHSSKSPRDRTVTDSNTTSGSGLGHTSTYKPSVLNLMSKSLSELDPTLSPSALPDMSMGDGWSMDQDSDSDSDSAMTGDTHDNGLISPVGTNSNSNSPKKKPLPAVQYLEGDLVWAKFNRRPWWPCRVTIDPLEGIHTRMKVPSRRPCRMYYVETVAEMADHAWVPGKVTYPFTGGEQFSDLPVLRRRGKQREKDYKYTIPKRLLESWKVSVLEAEFLLPDLLKNTAVSSSMAFNGEERVSSPLPDEKTSEAPSCSSFNLTAPPPSALPQQKQTSPCCRPGRSERQ